A single region of the Macrobrachium rosenbergii isolate ZJJX-2024 chromosome 5, ASM4041242v1, whole genome shotgun sequence genome encodes:
- the LOC136838850 gene encoding LOW QUALITY PROTEIN: transmembrane protein 223 (The sequence of the model RefSeq protein was modified relative to this genomic sequence to represent the inferred CDS: deleted 2 bases in 1 codon) produces the protein MSSIYTVLSCSRVCQFRPMTILERLKQAKPARTTNYRSGQGMTPKRYFHNCELLKQNVGKGKEMRLMVENEFAVEKDTLLYRYDNGRFIKFINIFAISQFVFWSYLSHFAFTMMKDLPISEEEKANPKLPWWRKINFGKYRNGITVGCFGVGWGTMAIAWMYTLRCVRFLVLKKGGANVMFVTFSPFNRYKSLTVPLKEVSARQSRMSSTAYLPLKVKGKYMHFILDMRGEFLNTRLFDYSAGLQRNWTK, from the exons ATGTCTTCGATATATACCGTATTATCATGTTCAAGAGTGTGCCAGTTCAGACCGATGACAATTCTTGAACGCTTGAAACAAGCAAAACCCGCAAGGACAACGAATTATCGTTCCGGACAAGGGATGACACCTAAAAGATACTTTCATAATTGtgaacttttaaaacaaaatgttgGAAAAGGCAAAGAAATGCGTTTAATGGTGGAAAACGAGTTCGCTGTAGAAAAAGATACCTTGCTTTACAGATATGATAATGgaagatttataaaatttataaacatatttgcCATATCACAGTTTGTGTTTTGGTCTTATTTAAGTCACTTTGCCTTCACAATGATGAAAGATTTGCCCATatcagaagaagagaaagctaaTCCTAAGTTGCCGTGGTggaggaaaataaattttgggaAGTACAGAAATGGTATAACAGTTGGATGCTTTGGTGTAG GATGGGGTACTATGGCAATC GCATGGATGTATACGCTTCGCTGTGTAAGATTCCTCGTATTGAAGAAGGGTGGGGCAAATGTAATGTTTGTGACATTTTCTCCATTTAATCGTTACAAGTCCTTGACTGTTCCCTTAAAAGAG gtatcTGCAAGGCAGAGTAGGATGTCATCCACTGCTTATCTTCCATTAAAGGTGAAAGGGAAGTACATGCATTTTATTTTAGACATGAGAGGAGAGTTCCTTAATACAAGGTTGTTTGATTACTCAGCAGGGCTTCAAAGGAACTGGACCAAATAA